The Aureitalea marina genome includes a window with the following:
- a CDS encoding sugar phosphate nucleotidyltransferase, giving the protein MKIIVPMAGRGSRLRPHTLTVPKPLVPVAGEPIVHRLVKDIARLLEEPIEEIAFILGDPAFFGDEVVESLRALARSLGAKPSIYRQLDPKGTGHAIMCAEPSLSGPAVIAYADTLIRASFQLDQDADSVIWTKKVPNPQAYGVVNLNQREEIVELVEKPQEFVSDQAVIGIYYFKEVSELRDELRYVLENDIIHGGEYQINDGIKRMMAAGKVFKTGTVDEWMDCGNKDVTIETNSKMLAFRQADGEELVSDKAINHLSQVIPPCYIAEGVLLENSVVGPNVSIGPNTKIYDSHVKNSIIQSSSTVKNATLDQAMIGNHAYFDGNFTRISIGDYSKLE; this is encoded by the coding sequence ATGAAAATCATCGTACCTATGGCCGGAAGAGGTTCCAGACTTCGGCCTCATACCCTTACCGTTCCTAAGCCACTTGTTCCTGTTGCCGGAGAACCCATCGTCCATCGATTGGTTAAGGATATTGCTCGTTTGTTGGAAGAGCCCATAGAAGAAATTGCCTTCATCCTGGGAGACCCTGCCTTTTTTGGTGATGAGGTGGTGGAGAGCCTGCGGGCTCTGGCCAGATCGCTAGGGGCAAAACCGTCCATTTACAGACAGTTGGATCCCAAGGGTACCGGGCATGCCATTATGTGTGCAGAACCTTCTCTTTCTGGTCCGGCAGTGATCGCTTATGCCGACACCCTTATCAGGGCTAGCTTTCAGTTGGACCAAGATGCTGATAGTGTGATCTGGACCAAAAAGGTTCCTAATCCTCAGGCTTATGGAGTGGTCAACCTGAATCAGCGAGAAGAGATCGTCGAACTTGTAGAGAAACCGCAGGAGTTTGTATCGGATCAGGCCGTGATCGGGATCTATTATTTCAAGGAAGTATCAGAACTTCGAGATGAACTTCGATATGTATTGGAGAATGATATCATCCATGGAGGAGAGTACCAGATAAATGACGGAATAAAACGAATGATGGCGGCTGGGAAGGTCTTCAAGACTGGTACCGTAGACGAATGGATGGACTGTGGCAACAAGGATGTGACCATCGAGACCAATTCCAAGATGCTCGCATTTAGACAGGCGGATGGGGAAGAATTGGTCTCCGATAAGGCCATTAACCATCTCTCCCAAGTTATTCCTCCTTGCTACATTGCCGAAGGAGTTCTTTTAGAAAATAGTGTTGTAGGCCCAAATGTGTCCATCGGCCCCAATACTAAGATCTACGATAGCCACGTTAAAAATTCGATAATCCAATCGAGCTCCACCGTTAAAAACGCTACTTTAGACCAAGCTATGATCGGGAACCATGCCTATTTTGATGGAAACTTCACCCGGATCAGTATAGGGGATTATTCAAAACTCGAATAA
- the atpG gene encoding ATP synthase F1 subunit gamma, producing the protein MANLKEIRNRISSVGSTMQITSAMKMVSAAKLKKAQDAITAMRPYAETLTTLLQNLSATLDGDSGSVFAEQREVKRVLLVPITSNRGLAGAFNSNIVKETKRTISEDMGGVEVSVLTIGKKGNDILRKTEDIVSDHAAIFDNLSFESVSEVAEEIMQLYAENKVDQVVLIYNKFKNAATQIVMNEQFLPIVPAEAGEGTAQIDYLFEPSKEEIVEELIPKSLKTQLFKAIRDSVASEHGARMTAMHKATDNAGELKASLTLEYNKARQAAITGEILEIVGGAEALAG; encoded by the coding sequence ATGGCGAACTTAAAAGAGATCAGAAATCGAATTTCGTCCGTGGGATCAACCATGCAGATCACCAGTGCCATGAAAATGGTATCTGCTGCTAAGCTGAAGAAAGCCCAGGATGCGATTACTGCAATGAGGCCATATGCTGAGACCTTGACCACTCTGCTTCAAAATCTGTCTGCGACCCTGGATGGTGATAGCGGAAGTGTTTTTGCAGAGCAGAGAGAGGTAAAACGGGTCCTGCTCGTACCGATCACCTCTAATCGTGGTTTGGCCGGTGCATTCAACTCCAATATCGTCAAAGAGACCAAGCGAACTATCTCCGAAGATATGGGAGGAGTAGAAGTTTCTGTTTTGACTATTGGTAAAAAGGGGAATGACATCCTGCGAAAGACAGAGGATATTGTGAGTGACCATGCGGCCATCTTCGATAACCTAAGCTTTGAGTCTGTATCAGAAGTAGCGGAGGAGATCATGCAGCTTTATGCAGAGAACAAAGTAGACCAGGTAGTGCTGATCTATAATAAGTTTAAGAACGCTGCAACTCAGATCGTGATGAACGAACAATTCCTTCCAATTGTGCCAGCCGAGGCCGGAGAAGGAACCGCTCAGATCGATTATTTGTTTGAACCTTCTAAGGAAGAGATCGTTGAGGAACTCATCCCAAAGAGTTTGAAGACTCAGCTATTCAAAGCCATTCGTGATAGTGTGGCCAGTGAGCACGGCGCAAGGATGACGGCCATGCATAAGGCGACAGATAATGCAGGCGAACTTAAAGCTTCCCTTACATTGGAATACAACAAGGCACGGCAAGCTGCAATTACCGGCGAGATCCTCGAGATCGTTGGTGGAGCAGAAGCACTGGCCGGATAA
- a CDS encoding DUF4292 domain-containing protein, producing the protein MKRSIFYIVALLIVSACGPGKQVTSREELRPMDVNKIIQTHQQASPSFETMASRVLVTYQDEKKLQSMTVSLRMQRDEKIWIKASLLGITIAKVLITPDRVSYYEKVSNTYFDGDFRLLSDWLGTDLDFDKAQAILLGQSIFSLDKKGYTSSIMQNTYRLLPKRQPENFIHTLFLSPDNFKVVSGTLSQPEDKRNLRIKYGDYQQIEGDYYPSDITINSTDEISMTKIEVVYKKIDLNVNVSFPFTIPQGYDEILLGR; encoded by the coding sequence ATGAAGAGATCGATATTCTACATAGTGGCATTGCTGATAGTTAGCGCATGCGGTCCTGGGAAACAAGTGACTTCCCGGGAAGAGCTCAGACCTATGGATGTCAATAAGATCATCCAGACTCACCAGCAGGCCAGTCCGAGCTTTGAGACTATGGCTTCCAGGGTTTTGGTTACCTACCAGGACGAAAAGAAGCTGCAGAGCATGACAGTCAGTCTACGGATGCAGCGAGACGAGAAGATCTGGATCAAGGCCTCTTTGCTGGGGATCACCATTGCCAAAGTTTTGATCACACCAGATAGGGTCAGTTACTACGAGAAGGTGTCCAACACCTATTTTGATGGAGATTTCAGACTGCTAAGCGATTGGCTGGGCACTGATTTGGACTTTGATAAGGCACAGGCCATACTGCTTGGGCAATCTATCTTTAGCCTGGATAAAAAGGGGTATACCTCCTCGATTATGCAGAATACCTATCGATTACTTCCAAAGCGGCAACCTGAGAATTTCATCCATACGTTGTTTTTGAGCCCAGACAATTTCAAAGTGGTTTCCGGGACTCTCAGCCAACCGGAGGATAAGCGAAACCTCAGAATAAAATACGGCGATTACCAACAGATCGAAGGAGATTATTATCCTTCTGATATTACCATTAACTCCACCGACGAGATCAGCATGACCAAGATCGAGGTAGTTTACAAGAAGATCGATCTCAATGTCAATGTCAGCTTCCCTTTTACCATCCCCCAGGGATATGACGAAATCCTACTAGGCCGATGA
- a CDS encoding tetratricopeptide repeat protein: MKRLFFLIVLLATSLGYAQDEEREDDLGDVTDAFQTNFFEALKQKGIENYELALNALQRAQNEAQDEPDQLAVVYFERGKNYAALKRYDEAEVTYKQVLEIKVEQLDVMEALYDVYYQQKDYDKAVPLVRQLIRYDEDYKEDLANLLVRTKEYPQALELLDELDLKWGESAYRNALRRQIYKVTGDKEGAISSLEGKIDKSSKNEQDYLNLIYLYSEEGKTEKAFQTALELQRQIPKSELVHLALYKFYLDKGQADQAMLSMDVIFSSSQIDKENKFKVLNDFLTYVGKHPEMQSELDKVIGKFDGQDDGKVYEQLGDYHLSRSDRASALRFYRRGVEKDPNNFSLLKNTLLLQIDVKEFEPALELSNNGLELFPAQPLLYLLNGVVNIEMGNPERAIEVLETGLDFLYDDPKMERDFYRQLESAYNQKGNSKKAAEYARKASELKLDN; this comes from the coding sequence ATGAAGCGGTTATTCTTTCTGATTGTTTTACTGGCGACGAGCCTGGGTTATGCCCAGGACGAGGAGCGGGAAGATGATTTGGGAGATGTTACTGACGCTTTCCAGACCAATTTTTTTGAAGCTCTTAAGCAAAAGGGCATCGAGAACTATGAACTTGCCTTAAACGCTTTACAGAGGGCTCAAAATGAGGCCCAGGATGAGCCCGATCAACTAGCCGTGGTCTATTTTGAGCGCGGAAAGAACTATGCGGCTCTAAAGCGGTATGACGAAGCTGAGGTCACCTATAAGCAGGTCCTGGAGATCAAAGTAGAACAACTGGACGTCATGGAGGCCCTTTATGATGTGTACTATCAACAAAAGGATTACGACAAGGCGGTTCCGCTGGTAAGACAGCTTATCCGTTACGATGAGGACTATAAAGAAGATCTGGCCAACTTACTGGTTAGGACTAAAGAATACCCCCAGGCTTTGGAGCTTTTGGACGAACTGGATTTAAAATGGGGGGAGAGCGCCTACAGAAATGCCCTGAGAAGACAGATCTATAAGGTTACCGGAGATAAGGAAGGAGCTATCTCCAGCCTGGAAGGCAAGATCGATAAGAGCAGTAAGAACGAACAAGATTATCTAAACCTAATCTATCTCTATAGCGAGGAGGGTAAGACTGAAAAGGCCTTCCAGACGGCCCTCGAATTACAACGGCAAATTCCAAAATCTGAACTCGTTCATCTGGCCCTCTATAAATTTTACCTGGACAAAGGACAGGCGGACCAGGCCATGCTCTCTATGGACGTTATCTTTTCGTCTTCACAGATCGATAAGGAGAATAAATTCAAAGTACTCAACGACTTTCTGACCTATGTAGGGAAGCATCCGGAGATGCAATCCGAATTGGATAAGGTGATCGGAAAATTTGACGGCCAGGATGATGGTAAAGTTTATGAGCAACTGGGAGATTACCACTTATCCCGTTCAGACCGGGCATCTGCACTCCGATTTTACAGACGGGGTGTAGAAAAGGATCCGAACAATTTTTCTTTGCTCAAGAATACACTTTTGTTGCAAATAGACGTTAAGGAGTTTGAACCTGCCTTGGAATTGAGTAACAATGGATTGGAGCTTTTTCCGGCCCAACCTTTGTTATATTTGCTCAACGGAGTCGTCAATATAGAGATGGGGAACCCGGAGAGAGCAATCGAGGTACTGGAGACAGGGCTTGACTTTCTGTATGACGACCCTAAGATGGAAAGGGATTTTTACCGCCAATTGGAATCTGCCTACAACCAAAAAGGAAATTCTAAGAAGGCCGCGGAATATGCCAGAAAGGCGTCCGAATTGAAGCTGGATAATTAA
- the atpA gene encoding F0F1 ATP synthase subunit alpha, with amino-acid sequence MAEVKPAEVSAILKQQLSGFEASASLDEVGTVLTVGDGIARVYGLSNAQYGELVEFENGLEAIVLNLEEDNVGVVLLGASTDIKEGATVKRTQRIASINVGEGIVGRVVNTLGEPIDGKGPISGETFEMPLERKAPGVIFRQPVNEPLQTGIKSVDAMIPIGRGQRELVIGDRQTGKTTVCIDTIINQKEFFDAGEPVYCIYVAVGQKASTVANIARILEEKGALAYTTIVAANASDPAPMQVYAPFAGAAIGEYFRDTGRPALIIYDDLSKQAVAYREVSLLLRRPPGREAYPGDVFYLHSRLLERAAKVINDDQIAKDMNDLPASLKDKVKGGGSLTALPIIETQAGDVSAYIPTNVISITDGQIFLESDLFNSGVRPAINVGISVSRVGGSAQIKSMKKVAGTLKLDQAQYRELEAFAKFGSDLDAATMNVISKGKRNVEILKQNQNDPFTVEDQIAIIYAGSKNLLRDVPVERVKEFERDYIEVLNAKHRGTLDTLKAGKLTDEVTDTLTQVAGDLSKQYAG; translated from the coding sequence ATGGCAGAAGTTAAACCAGCTGAAGTTTCAGCGATCTTAAAGCAACAACTTTCAGGATTTGAAGCCAGCGCTTCATTGGATGAAGTAGGTACCGTACTAACTGTTGGTGACGGTATTGCTCGTGTTTATGGACTATCCAATGCCCAGTACGGGGAATTGGTAGAGTTTGAGAACGGACTAGAAGCAATCGTATTGAACCTGGAAGAAGACAATGTTGGGGTAGTACTACTTGGAGCATCAACAGACATCAAAGAAGGTGCTACTGTAAAGCGAACTCAGCGTATTGCCTCCATCAATGTAGGAGAAGGAATTGTTGGACGTGTGGTTAACACCTTGGGTGAGCCTATCGACGGTAAAGGGCCAATCTCCGGTGAAACCTTCGAAATGCCATTGGAAAGAAAAGCCCCTGGGGTAATCTTCCGTCAACCGGTAAATGAGCCACTACAGACGGGTATTAAGTCTGTAGACGCCATGATCCCGATCGGAAGAGGCCAGCGGGAATTGGTGATTGGTGACCGTCAAACTGGTAAGACTACGGTTTGTATCGATACCATCATCAACCAGAAAGAATTCTTCGATGCTGGAGAGCCAGTTTACTGTATCTATGTTGCAGTAGGACAGAAGGCATCTACAGTAGCTAACATCGCCCGTATCCTGGAAGAGAAAGGCGCCTTGGCTTATACAACCATCGTTGCGGCTAACGCTTCCGATCCTGCTCCTATGCAGGTGTACGCTCCTTTTGCCGGAGCTGCTATCGGTGAGTACTTCCGTGACACTGGACGTCCTGCACTTATCATTTATGATGATCTGTCCAAGCAGGCCGTTGCCTACCGCGAGGTATCCCTGTTGCTTCGTCGTCCACCGGGACGTGAGGCCTATCCTGGAGACGTTTTCTACCTACACTCTCGTCTACTGGAGCGTGCGGCCAAAGTGATCAATGACGACCAGATCGCCAAGGATATGAACGACCTTCCTGCTTCTCTTAAAGACAAAGTGAAAGGTGGAGGATCATTGACTGCTCTTCCAATTATCGAAACTCAGGCTGGTGATGTTTCTGCTTATATCCCTACTAACGTGATCTCCATTACCGATGGACAGATCTTCCTAGAGTCTGACCTGTTCAACTCTGGGGTACGTCCTGCGATCAACGTTGGTATCTCTGTATCGCGTGTGGGTGGATCTGCCCAGATCAAGTCCATGAAGAAAGTTGCTGGTACCTTGAAGTTGGACCAGGCTCAGTATCGTGAGCTGGAGGCCTTTGCCAAATTTGGTTCTGACCTGGATGCCGCTACCATGAACGTTATTTCCAAAGGAAAGCGTAACGTGGAGATCCTGAAGCAAAATCAGAATGATCCATTTACCGTAGAAGATCAGATCGCGATCATCTATGCTGGTTCAAAGAACCTGCTTAGAGATGTACCTGTTGAACGAGTAAAGGAATTTGAGCGCGATTATATCGAAGTGCTTAATGCCAAGCACCGTGGAACCTTGGATACTTTGAAAGCCGGAAAACTAACGGACGAAGTAACTGATACTTTGACCCAGGTTGCCGGAGACTTGTCCAAGCAGTACGCTGGATAA
- the atpH gene encoding ATP synthase F1 subunit delta, which translates to MSGSKVAGRYAKAILDQAQEAGVQDAVFTDMQSIAQTIDGSKELRLMLQSPVIKIDDKKEALEKIFSNSASLTQDLFRVLAINERMQALRYVAARYIDLYNEEKGIQVAHVTTAVELSEGLEKEVLNKVCELTGSNNVTIENKIDPSIIGGFILRVGDLQYNASIANQLGSLKREFSKSL; encoded by the coding sequence ATGAGCGGAAGTAAAGTAGCAGGAAGATACGCCAAAGCAATTCTGGATCAGGCACAAGAGGCCGGGGTTCAGGATGCGGTCTTTACGGACATGCAGAGCATTGCCCAAACCATAGACGGCAGTAAGGAACTGCGCCTGATGTTACAGAGCCCGGTCATCAAGATCGACGATAAGAAAGAAGCATTGGAAAAGATCTTTTCCAATTCTGCTTCTTTGACTCAGGATTTATTCAGGGTCTTGGCCATCAACGAGCGTATGCAAGCCTTGCGCTATGTGGCCGCCCGTTACATTGACCTGTATAACGAGGAAAAGGGTATTCAGGTAGCTCATGTTACAACCGCCGTGGAGTTGAGCGAAGGCCTGGAGAAGGAAGTGCTTAATAAAGTATGTGAACTGACCGGTAGTAATAACGTGACCATCGAAAATAAAATTGACCCATCTATAATCGGAGGATTTATTCTCCGAGTTGGTGACCTGCAGTACAATGCGAGTATCGCTAATCAATTGGGAAGTCTGAAAAGAGAATTTAGTAAAAGTTTGTAA
- the dut gene encoding dUTP diphosphatase: MNIKIINRSQHPLPAYETLDSAGMDLRASIEESVSLKPLERTVIKTGLFLELPRGTEAQIRPRSGLAAKKGITVLNAPGTIDADYRGEIGVILVNLSQDVFEINNGDRIAQMVIARHERAEWEEVGELSQTERGAGGFGSTGQQ; this comes from the coding sequence ATGAATATCAAGATCATTAACAGATCACAGCATCCCTTACCAGCCTACGAAACTCTGGATTCCGCAGGGATGGACCTCAGAGCATCAATAGAGGAGTCAGTAAGTCTTAAACCATTGGAGAGAACAGTGATCAAAACAGGACTTTTTCTTGAATTACCTCGAGGAACTGAGGCTCAGATCAGACCGCGTAGTGGACTAGCGGCTAAAAAAGGAATAACTGTTTTAAATGCGCCCGGCACCATCGATGCCGATTATCGCGGCGAGATCGGGGTCATCCTGGTCAATCTGTCCCAGGATGTCTTCGAGATTAACAATGGGGATAGAATTGCTCAAATGGTTATCGCTCGTCATGAAAGAGCAGAATGGGAAGAGGTCGGTGAACTTTCACAGACCGAGCGAGGAGCCGGCGGTTTTGGAAGTACTGGTCAACAATAA